One Primulina tabacum isolate GXHZ01 chromosome 10, ASM2559414v2, whole genome shotgun sequence DNA segment encodes these proteins:
- the LOC142505084 gene encoding uncharacterized protein LOC142505084, with protein sequence MATLFASSPHLILRRFVVPFLPTCPYRQPKQYLPLRTKPYLSFSRTLSFLPNPRAISQRTEDDVSVLDIEETHSEIEKSSSADASEGSERILISKIEPPSLSVKEKKELASYAHSLGKKLKSQQVGKSGVTDTVVTALIETLEANELLKLKIHGTCPGELDDVLKQLELSTGSVIVGRIGRTVILYRPSIAKLKAEEKKKQVQRVYLKRHSMSKQSPKSERLRPKTGPGQEQRKFGGGRRRSSRF encoded by the exons ATGGCGACACTATTTGCTTCCTCCCCACACCTGATACTACGTCGTTTCGTCGTCCCCTTCCTCCCTACATGTCCATATCGTCAACCCAAGCAATATCTTCCACTCAGAACGAAACCATATCTTTCCTTCTCGAGGACTCTAAGCTTCCTCCCTAATCCACGCGCCATTTCGCAGCGGACAGAAGATGATGTTTCTGTGCTAGATATCGAGGAAACCCATTCTGAAATCGAGAAAAGTTCCAGTGCAGATGCCTCTGAAGGTTCGGAGAGGATTTTGATTTCGAAAATTGAGCCTCCGAGTCTCAGCGTGAAGGAGAAGAAAGAGTTGGCTTCGTATGCTCACAGTTTGGGCAAAAAGCTCAAGTCACAGCAAGTTGGCAAATCTGGCGTCACTGACACTGTTGTGACGGCGTTGATTGAAACCCTTGAAGCCAATGAACTTCTCAAG CTCAAAATACATGGTACCTGTCCGGGAGAATTAGATGATGTGCTGAAGCAGTTGGAGCTATCAACTGGTTCGGTAATTGTTGGGCGGATCGGTAGAACCGTGATTCTTTACAGGCCAAGCATTGCTAAGCTAAAGGCAgaagagaagaagaaacaaGTTCAAAGGGTTTATTTGAAAAGGCACTCTATGTCAAAACAATCTCCAAAG AGTGAAAGACTAAGGCCAAAGACAGGGCCAGGACAAGAGCAAAGAAAATTTGGTGGTGGCAGGCGAAGAAGTAGCAGATTTTGA
- the LOC142505083 gene encoding SH3 domain-containing protein 2-like produces the protein MDAIRKQASRLREQVARQQQAVFKQFGAGVYGGSDYIVTDDPELIQHQKLERLYISTRAAKHFQRDIVRGVEGYIVTGSKQVEIGTKMSEDSRKYGAENTCTSGNLLSKAASNFARARALMEKERGNLLKVLGTQVAEPLRAMVMGAPLEDARHLAQRYDRMRQEAEAQAVDVAKKQAKVREGTAHPDMVLKLEAAEIKLHDLKSNVAMLGKESAAAMAAVESQQQRLTLQRLIAMVEAERAYHQRVLQILDQLEGEMMSERQRIEAAPSPSMDSVPAPPSYEEVNGATSLPVQNGFSDGMGYFLGEVVYSYQAESDVELNLSIGDYVVVRKISNDGWAEGECKGKAGWFPFGYIEKRDRVLASKMAEVF, from the exons ATGGATGCCATCAGAAAACAAGCCTCCAGGCTCCGAGAACAGGTCGCAAGGCAACAACAG GCTGTCTTTAAGCAATTTGGAGCAGGGGTTTATGGAGGTTCAGACTATATTGTAACTGATGATCCTGAGCTCATACAGCACCAGAAGCTTGAAAGGCTCTACATATCTACTCGTGCTGCCAAG CATTTTCAAAGAGACATTGTCCGTGGTGTTGAAGGTTATATTGTTACCGGGTCTAAGCAAGTTGAGATAG GAACTAAAATGTCGGAGGATAGCAGGAAGTATGGAGCCGAGAACACATGTACCAGTGGTAACTTATTATCAAAAGCTGCATCAAATTTTGCACGAGCTCGTGCTCTAATGGAGAAAGAACGTGGAAATCTCTTAAAAGTTTTGGGAACACAG GTGGCTGAACCTTTAAGAGCTATGGTAATGGGAGCTCCACTGGAAGATGCTCGCCATCTTGCTCAGAGATACGATAGAATGCGGCAAGAGGCGGAAGCTCAG GCTGTTGATGTTGCCAAAAAACAAGCCAAAGTCAGAGAAGGAACTGCCCATCCGGACATGGTTTTGAAACTTGAAGCAGCTGAAATTAAACTGCATGACCTGAAGTCTAATGTGGCCATGTTGGGGAAAGAATCAGCTGCAGCAATGGCTGCAGTGGAATCTCAGCAACAAAGATTGACACTTCAACGACTAATAGCCATG GTTGAAGCAGAACGTGCCTACCATCAGCGTGTTCTTCAAATTCTTGATCAATTAGAAGGCGAG ATGATGTCAGAGCGCCAAAGAATTGAAGCTGCGCCTTCTCCAAGCATGGATAGTGTGCCTGCTCCTCCATCTTATGAAGAAGTAAACGGTGCGACTTCTTTGCCTGTGCAGAATGGATTTAGTGATGGCATGGGATACTTTCTTGGGGAA GTGGTGTACTCTTATCAAGCTGAATCTGACGTGGAGCTTAATTTGTCGAttggagactatgttgttgtgCGAAAG ATTTCAAATGATGGCTGGGCTGAAGGGGAATGCAAAGGAAAAGCAGGTTGGTTTCCATTTGGATACATTGAAAAACGAGACCGTGTTCTTGCAAGTAAGATGGCGGAAGTTTTCTGA
- the LOC142506103 gene encoding GATA transcription factor 7-like, whose protein sequence is MECIETRALKSSFLSQMAMKTNPQVFYNDDGWCFAGVSSFNSDDFSVEDLLNLDSPEKEFQEGCVFQRPEQDEDEKKLPHERNLEISDDVVSGEFQSLSAGDLMVPFDELENLEWLSQFVDDSTSEFSLLYHARKFSGRNGQFSGNPPPLNISAVQKPRSPCFPLPLPTKPRSNRSRSNGRPWSLPWLTLSAAESSSTSPSSHGSSTITPLFFENPVQKTLWFSPLEKPPAKKQKRKPEYDGVAISGRRCTHCQVQKTPQWRAGPLGPKTLCNACGVRFKSGRLFPEYRPACSPSFSQENHSNSHRKVLEMRRRKENLVEPDLMVQSF, encoded by the exons ATGGAATGCATTGAAACGAGAGCGTTGAAATCCAGTTTCCTCTCGCAAATGGCCATGAAAACGAATCCACAGGTGTTCTACAACGATGACGGATGGTGTTTTGCTGGAGTGAGCAGTTTTAATTCCGATGATTTCTCCGTAGAAGACCTCCTTAACCTCGATTCTCCCGAAAAGGAGTTTCAGGAGGGGTGTGTTTTTCAGCGGCCTGAACAAGATGAAGACGAGAAAAAGCTGCCACATGAGAGAAATTTGGAAATTTCGGACGACGTGGTTTCCGGTGAATTTCAGAGCCTTTCCGCCGGTGACCTCATGGTTCCG TTTGATGAATTGGAAAACCTTGAGTGGCTATCACAATTCGTGGACGATTCCACTTCAGAGTTCTCTCTGTTATACCATGCCAGAAAATTTTCTGGTAGAAATGGACAATTCTCCGGGAACCCTCCGCCTCTCAACATTTCTGCGGTTCAGAAACCCAGGTCTCCGTGCTTCCCGTTGCCGCTTCCCACGAAACCGAGGAGCAACCGGTCAAGGTCAAACGGGCGGCCGTGGTCACTACCATGGCTGACGTTGAGCGCCGCGGAGTCTTCTTCAACATCCCCGTCTTCACACGGTTCGTCCACGATAACCCCCTTGTTTTTCGAAAACCCGGTTCAGAAAACTCTCTGGTTTTCACCTCTCGAAAAACCTCCGGCGAAGAAGCAAAAGAGAAAACCGGAATATGACGGCGTTGCAATATCCGGGCGGCGGTGTACGCATTGCCAGGTGCAAAAGACCCCGCAGTGGCGAGCTGGACCGCTAGGCCCCAAAACATTGTGCAACGCTTGTGGTGTCCGGTTCAAATCTGGTCGACTATTTCCTGAGTACAGACCGGCTTGCAGCCCGAGTTTTTCGCAGGAAAATCATTCCAATAGTCACCGGAAAGTTTTAGAAATGCGGCGGAGGAAGGAAAATCTTGTAGAACCGGACTTGATGGTTCAGAGTTTCTGA
- the LOC142506223 gene encoding protein FMP32, mitochondrial-like, whose amino-acid sequence MAARKRAFQSWIRLSKFQEINAGGLAVYGPRSGRFSVKSYGSLSANSSGYRLDYRQISKLVKPTGGRVYLVDTLALMRSLEAQGIPSKHAEVITSAMTEVLDDSLENISQNLISRAEMQRIEMAQEANLSKFKSEIQSSQGHHFSLLQREAEKLRNDIEKMRGELRYEIDKATAGQRLDLNLERGRIRDELANQNAETANLTNKLDREIHELRAQLEAAKYDVIKYCIGTLVSISAVGIGMIRIFASKQ is encoded by the exons ATGGCTGCGCGTAAACGTGCGTTTCAATCGTGGATTCGCTTGTCAAAGTTTCAAGAGATTAATGCTGGAGGCTTGGCGGTATATGGGCCTCGATCTGGCCGGTTTTCCGTCAAATCCTACGGTTCTTTGTCCGCGAATTCGTCTGGTTATCGATTGGACTACAGGCAGATCTCTAAGCTCGTTAAACCCACTGGAGGACGTGTTTATCTTGTTGACACACTAGCGCTG ATGAGGAGTTTAGAAGCACAAGGCATACCTTCAAAGCATGCAGAGGTAATTACATCTGCTATGACTGAGGTTTTGGATGACAGTTTGGAGAATATTTCGCAAAATCTTATTTCAAGAGCCGAGATGCAGAGA ATTGAGATGGCACAAGAAGCCAATCTTTCCAAGTTTAAGTCTGAAATACAAAGTTCTCAG GGCCATCATTTTTCTTTGCTCCAACGCGAGGCTGAAAAGCTCCGAAATGATATTGAGAAAATGCGTGGTGAATTAAG GTACGAAATTGACAAGGCTACTGCTGGACAACGCCTAGATTTAAATCTCGAAAGAGG TCGGATTCGTGATGAGCTTGCTAATCAGAATGCAGAAACAGCAAACCTTACGAACAAGCTCGATCGG GAAATCCATGAACTGAGGGCTCAACTTGAAGCAGCAAAGTATGATGTGATCAAGTACTGCATAGGGACCCTCGTATCTATATCCGCCGTTGGTATAGGAATGATTCGCATATTTGCTAGCAAACAATAA